A region of Streptomyces halobius DNA encodes the following proteins:
- a CDS encoding GNAT family N-acetyltransferase, with protein sequence MDTYLETERLALRRFTADDADLLIELDSDPAVMRYLTGGNPTAPEVVRERYLPNILDGYEKWGGDLGLFAAHEKDGGAFIGWFILRPAPEGPLDEVELGYRLRQAAWGKGYATEGSRALLGKAFTELGVRMVWAETMSVNHGSRNIMEKLEMTLADTIPTPSDMEMIEGSEHGGVRYEITKEQWKQQ encoded by the coding sequence GTGGACACCTACCTGGAGACCGAGCGCCTGGCCCTGCGCCGCTTCACTGCCGATGACGCGGACCTGCTGATCGAGCTGGACAGCGACCCGGCGGTGATGCGCTACCTGACCGGCGGCAATCCGACCGCGCCGGAGGTCGTCCGCGAGCGCTACCTGCCGAACATCCTCGACGGCTACGAGAAGTGGGGCGGCGACCTCGGACTATTCGCCGCGCACGAGAAGGACGGCGGCGCGTTCATCGGCTGGTTCATCCTGCGTCCCGCGCCGGAGGGCCCGCTGGACGAAGTCGAACTCGGCTACCGGCTGCGGCAGGCGGCTTGGGGCAAGGGTTATGCCACCGAGGGCTCGCGGGCCTTGCTGGGCAAGGCGTTCACGGAGCTCGGTGTGCGCATGGTCTGGGCTGAGACGATGTCCGTGAACCACGGTTCGCGCAACATCATGGAAAAGCTCGAAATGACGCTCGCGGACACCATCCCCACTCCCTCCGACATGGAGATGATCGAGGGCTCCGAGCACGGAGGCGTACGGTACGAGATCACCAAAGAGCAGTGGAAGCAGCAGTAG
- a CDS encoding IS630 family transposase, translating to MPLASAAPVMLTASERHRLKKMAYGHKTPHQARQRATIVLLAARGRPNARIAVQTRLHVDTVRTWRGRFAAGGLPALADRKRSGRPVSFTALQVAEVKALACQLPARTGAPLSRWSCPELAREVVAQSIAGSISSSTVRRWLKQDALRPWQFQSWISVRDPAFRPKAARVLDLYARTFDDVPLGEDEYVISADEKTSIQARCRCHPTLAPGQARAMRVNHEYDRGGAVAYLAAYDVHRARVFGRCEPRTGIRPFMNLVTQVMTTEPYASARCVFWIVDNGSSHRGKKAIDRLTRAFPNTVMVHTPVHASWTNQVEIFFSIVQRKVVSPNDFTDLSEVRDRLRAFEDRYNATAQPFQWRFTTSDLDDLLTRLDRHTLDRQEESSARLTA from the coding sequence ATGCCCCTCGCCTCCGCCGCGCCCGTCATGCTGACCGCCTCCGAGCGCCACCGGCTGAAGAAGATGGCTTACGGCCACAAGACCCCGCATCAGGCCCGGCAGCGGGCAACCATCGTGCTGTTGGCGGCCCGAGGGCGTCCCAACGCCCGAATAGCCGTGCAGACGCGGCTGCACGTGGACACGGTGCGCACCTGGCGGGGCCGCTTCGCCGCTGGAGGACTGCCTGCCCTGGCTGACCGCAAGCGGTCGGGCCGGCCGGTCTCGTTCACCGCGCTGCAGGTTGCCGAGGTCAAGGCGCTGGCCTGTCAGTTGCCCGCCAGGACCGGCGCGCCGCTGTCGCGCTGGTCGTGTCCGGAGCTGGCACGGGAGGTGGTCGCCCAGTCCATCGCCGGGTCGATCTCCAGTTCCACCGTGCGGCGCTGGCTCAAACAAGACGCGCTCAGGCCCTGGCAGTTCCAGTCCTGGATCTCCGTGCGCGACCCCGCCTTCCGGCCCAAGGCCGCACGCGTGCTGGATCTGTACGCCCGCACCTTCGATGACGTCCCGCTGGGCGAGGACGAGTACGTGATCTCTGCGGATGAGAAGACTTCCATCCAGGCGCGTTGCCGCTGCCACCCGACACTGGCACCCGGGCAGGCCCGGGCGATGCGCGTTAACCACGAGTACGACCGCGGCGGCGCGGTGGCCTACCTGGCCGCCTACGACGTCCATCGCGCCCGTGTCTTTGGTCGCTGCGAACCCAGAACGGGCATCAGGCCCTTTATGAACCTGGTCACCCAGGTCATGACCACCGAGCCCTACGCCAGTGCCAGATGCGTCTTCTGGATCGTCGACAACGGCTCCTCCCACCGAGGGAAGAAGGCCATAGATCGCCTGACCAGGGCGTTTCCGAACACTGTTATGGTCCACACCCCCGTGCACGCCTCCTGGACGAACCAGGTCGAGATCTTCTTCTCCATCGTCCAGCGCAAGGTCGTCTCGCCCAACGACTTCACGGACCTCAGCGAGGTCCGGGACCGGCTCCGAGCATTCGAAGACCGCTACAACGCCACGGCACAACCATTCCAGTGGAGGTTTACCACCTCCGACCTGGACGATCTGCTGACCAGGCTCGACCGACACACACTCGATCGGCAGGAAGAATCCTCCGCCCGTCTCACCGCATGA
- a CDS encoding phage holin family protein, translating into MPKRRRWLSHLVWTEFLAPWIFPINLDGTREWKWWNPRGFLLLVCSPVAVLWALGPNNDATWWARILTALAGVVGAAVLVLAFIGYRRLAAPPAATNDSDPHSPSERDRLFSGPQ; encoded by the coding sequence ATGCCGAAGCGCCGCCGCTGGCTGTCGCATCTTGTGTGGACAGAGTTCCTGGCGCCCTGGATCTTCCCGATCAACCTTGATGGCACGAGGGAATGGAAGTGGTGGAACCCCAGGGGCTTCCTGCTGCTCGTTTGCAGCCCCGTAGCTGTGCTCTGGGCCCTTGGTCCGAATAACGACGCCACATGGTGGGCTCGAATTTTGACCGCTCTTGCGGGTGTGGTCGGCGCAGCTGTTCTCGTGCTCGCGTTCATCGGATACCGCAGGCTTGCCGCACCGCCCGCGGCCACAAATGACTCTGATCCGCACAGCCCTTCCGAGAGGGATCGACTTTTCAGCGGGCCGCAGTGA